A section of the Kribbella sp. HUAS MG21 genome encodes:
- a CDS encoding NUDIX domain-containing protein, which produces MPTPKFILDLRDKIGHDLLWLTGITGVVLNDADEVLLVRRADTGRWSLVAGILEPGEQPAVGLVREIEEETAVRAVVERLVSVESLPPASYPNGDQVQFLDLCFRCRPVAGEPRVNDDESLDVRWWPLADLPDLPDRERVCLKNALSPDPQPTYLTAED; this is translated from the coding sequence ATGCCGACGCCGAAGTTCATCCTCGACCTGCGCGACAAGATCGGGCACGACCTGCTGTGGCTCACCGGGATCACCGGGGTGGTGCTGAACGACGCCGACGAGGTCCTGCTCGTCCGGCGCGCCGACACCGGACGCTGGAGCCTGGTCGCCGGCATCCTCGAGCCCGGCGAGCAGCCCGCGGTGGGCCTGGTCCGCGAGATCGAGGAGGAGACCGCGGTCCGGGCCGTGGTCGAGCGACTGGTCAGCGTCGAGTCACTCCCACCCGCCAGCTACCCGAACGGCGACCAGGTCCAGTTCCTCGACCTGTGCTTCCGCTGCCGCCCGGTCGCCGGCGAGCCCCGCGTCAACGACGACGAGTCCCTGGACGTCCGCTGGTGGCCTCTCGCGGACCTACCGGACCTACCCGACCGCGAGCGCGTCTGCCTCAAGAACGCCCTCTCCCCCGATCCCCAACCGACCTACCTCACCGCCGAAGACTGA
- a CDS encoding alpha-(1->3)-arabinofuranosyltransferase family protein: protein MRRLKAGSPEQVLWRARLVLGCLALIALCFQQAPGQIIPDRRLELTAGPDDFLARALHLWDPHTGFGQLQSDTYGYLLPLGPFHWLFDTLSVPDWVTQRLWWSLVLCVGFLGVWKLCNVLRYGVAWTRFAAALLYVLVPRAFGELPIEVWPMALAPWVLLPLVSPRPRSGWWRASWSALAFALIGGANPVAGAATLVVPAGWLVARARVKLLLVWAGFVVAVSTWWLIPLLMSITYGATPPAPRWLPVAGVVVGLPLAVAAAHYLRRLTTLSVSRGVHRRVVPALAVCLAVAAALIRPAGAVAAIPAHWEQTAHWLDEQTAPGSVLVLSASTEPLAVLVERPLAALTDDMARRIDSGVGDKALRQELTRNGVRYVVVRNDRQDSTPALAIHESLADAGIARVAYFGPAGQTRLPYPMVEIYDVGATTPGRLIPQSRLVAVGGTADDVPTVVSALGGDGAAVLRNDASNKLDQLPLIEARDQEVDRQPSAVVLRNRQIGRSACLHVGARALCSPDQAKESAEPNGLSRGVQLPQAASYQLRGIALPKDGETLEQLLAVPGAVTATASSRAVSAPEARPGAAVDRDPGTGWLAAPDDPKPSLTLKLPAARSVQGLRFRADAYLSGSRPAEVTVAFDGGASLNAAVDADGFVRFPPRQGRTIRIDFTATKPLQDARTSPVGVTEVELLGADDLRKAVAPQGRVPTYCGNGPAVRVDGVPMRTQVAATMRDLLQRRPIAFSLCGPLSTVPLRSGHHQLELEPNGGLVPIEATLAKAGFGDMAVTPVQGVDVWRPNPAELTVEVPGADEQSVLAIAQNYTEGWEAYDGSGRKLTPIRVGGWQQGWLLPAGPEQVVTARFMPDRTYRAGLLLGLVALIAVAAVAVFFPKRTSGRSTKR from the coding sequence GTGAGGAGGCTGAAGGCGGGCAGTCCGGAGCAGGTCCTGTGGCGGGCGCGGCTCGTCCTGGGCTGCCTGGCGCTGATCGCCCTGTGCTTCCAGCAGGCACCCGGTCAGATCATCCCGGACCGGAGGCTCGAACTGACCGCCGGGCCGGACGACTTCCTGGCCCGCGCGCTGCACCTGTGGGATCCGCACACCGGCTTCGGTCAGCTGCAGAGCGACACGTACGGCTACCTCCTTCCGCTAGGACCGTTCCACTGGCTGTTCGACACGCTGTCGGTGCCCGATTGGGTAACACAACGCCTCTGGTGGTCGCTGGTCTTGTGCGTCGGCTTCCTCGGGGTGTGGAAGCTGTGCAACGTCCTGCGGTACGGCGTCGCGTGGACGCGCTTCGCTGCCGCACTGCTCTATGTCTTGGTCCCACGCGCGTTCGGCGAGCTGCCGATCGAGGTATGGCCGATGGCGCTGGCTCCTTGGGTACTACTGCCGCTCGTCTCGCCACGTCCTCGCTCCGGTTGGTGGCGCGCGAGCTGGTCGGCGCTCGCCTTCGCGCTGATCGGCGGCGCCAACCCGGTAGCCGGCGCCGCGACCCTCGTCGTACCGGCCGGCTGGCTCGTCGCCCGTGCCAGGGTGAAGCTCCTGCTGGTCTGGGCGGGCTTCGTGGTCGCAGTGTCGACCTGGTGGCTGATCCCGCTGCTCATGTCGATCACGTACGGCGCTACGCCGCCGGCTCCACGCTGGTTGCCGGTAGCGGGTGTTGTCGTCGGACTGCCGCTTGCCGTCGCCGCAGCGCACTACCTGCGGCGCCTGACGACTCTGAGCGTCTCCCGCGGCGTCCACCGTCGCGTCGTACCAGCGCTCGCCGTCTGTCTCGCAGTGGCCGCCGCGCTCATCCGGCCGGCAGGCGCGGTCGCAGCGATTCCGGCGCACTGGGAGCAGACAGCGCACTGGCTGGACGAGCAGACCGCGCCGGGGAGCGTGCTGGTGCTGTCGGCGTCCACCGAACCGCTCGCGGTCCTGGTCGAGCGTCCTCTGGCTGCGCTGACCGACGACATGGCGCGCCGCATTGATTCCGGCGTGGGTGACAAGGCGCTGCGCCAGGAGCTGACCCGCAACGGCGTCCGCTACGTTGTCGTGCGCAACGACCGGCAGGACAGTACGCCGGCCCTGGCGATCCACGAGAGCCTCGCCGACGCGGGCATCGCGCGGGTGGCGTACTTCGGCCCGGCCGGCCAGACCCGGCTGCCGTACCCGATGGTCGAGATCTACGACGTCGGCGCGACCACACCGGGCCGGCTGATCCCGCAGTCCCGGCTGGTCGCCGTCGGTGGCACCGCCGACGACGTACCGACCGTGGTGTCCGCGCTCGGTGGTGACGGCGCCGCGGTGCTGCGGAACGACGCGAGCAACAAGCTCGACCAGTTGCCGCTGATCGAGGCGCGGGACCAGGAGGTCGACCGGCAGCCGAGTGCCGTCGTACTGCGGAACCGGCAGATCGGGCGGTCGGCGTGTCTGCACGTCGGGGCGCGGGCGTTGTGCAGTCCGGACCAGGCGAAGGAGTCCGCCGAGCCGAACGGCCTGAGCCGTGGCGTGCAGCTCCCGCAGGCAGCGTCGTACCAGCTGCGCGGGATCGCGTTGCCGAAGGACGGCGAGACGCTCGAACAGCTGCTCGCGGTGCCGGGCGCGGTCACCGCCACCGCGTCGTCGCGCGCTGTCAGCGCGCCGGAAGCGCGGCCGGGAGCAGCCGTCGACCGCGATCCCGGCACCGGGTGGCTGGCCGCGCCGGACGACCCGAAGCCGAGCCTGACCTTGAAGTTGCCCGCGGCAAGAAGCGTCCAGGGCCTGCGGTTCCGGGCCGACGCCTACCTGAGCGGCTCGCGGCCCGCGGAGGTGACTGTCGCATTCGACGGCGGCGCCTCGCTGAACGCCGCGGTCGACGCGGACGGGTTCGTCCGGTTCCCGCCGCGGCAGGGACGGACGATCAGGATCGACTTCACGGCGACCAAGCCGCTGCAGGACGCGCGGACCAGCCCGGTCGGCGTGACTGAGGTCGAGCTGCTGGGTGCGGACGATCTCCGCAAGGCGGTCGCCCCGCAGGGGCGCGTCCCGACGTACTGCGGCAACGGGCCGGCGGTGCGCGTGGACGGCGTACCGATGCGCACCCAGGTCGCGGCCACGATGCGGGACCTGCTGCAACGGCGGCCGATCGCGTTCAGCCTCTGCGGTCCGCTGTCGACGGTGCCGCTGCGCTCCGGGCATCACCAGCTCGAGCTGGAGCCGAACGGCGGGCTGGTACCGATCGAAGCGACGCTGGCCAAGGCAGGCTTCGGTGACATGGCCGTGACGCCGGTGCAGGGTGTCGACGTGTGGCGTCCGAACCCTGCCGAGCTGACGGTCGAGGTGCCGGGAGCCGACGAGCAGTCCGTCCTGGCGATCGCGCAGAACTACACCGAGGGCTGGGAGGCTTACGACGGCAGCGGCCGGAAGCTCACGCCCATCCGGGTAGGCGGCTGGCAGCAGGGCTGGCTGCTGCCGGCCGGACCGGAGCAGGTGGTCACGGCACGTTTCATGCCGGACCGGACCTACCGCGCCGGGCTGCTGCTCGGACTGGTCGCGCTGATTGCGGTAGCTGCTGTGGCCGTCTTCTTCCCGAAGCGCACGAGCGGCCGTTCGACCAAGCGGTAG
- a CDS encoding carbohydrate ABC transporter permease has protein sequence MSGGTGTLAPDERRLGGGAPIQDTRGDKIALACIYAALGLFCLAILYPIVYVLSASVSDTGKVSAGEVWLWPVGFTLDAYKAIFDYDSIVSSFGNSVYYAVAGAVVATVLTLLAAYPLSRKGLPGKGLIMAAFVFTMMFSGGLIPTYLVVDQLGLLNTRWAMILPTALAVWNVIITRTYFMVTIPEELVEAGKVDGCSDFGFFWRIVLPLSKPIIAVNLLFYAVGQWNSFFNALIYLTNEHLFPLQVVLRQILIQSKVDPSQMPDTSKLAQLKELQQQLKYSLIVIGMIPPLLVYPFVQKHFVKGAMVGSLKG, from the coding sequence ATGAGCGGCGGCACCGGCACGCTGGCGCCGGACGAGCGGCGGCTGGGAGGAGGTGCGCCGATCCAGGACACCCGGGGCGACAAGATCGCCCTGGCGTGCATCTACGCGGCCCTCGGCCTGTTCTGCCTGGCGATCCTGTACCCGATCGTCTACGTGCTCAGCGCCTCGGTGAGCGACACCGGCAAGGTGTCGGCCGGCGAGGTCTGGCTGTGGCCGGTCGGCTTCACGCTGGACGCGTACAAGGCGATCTTCGACTACGACTCGATCGTCAGCAGCTTCGGCAACTCGGTGTACTACGCGGTGGCGGGGGCCGTGGTGGCGACAGTCCTCACGCTGCTGGCGGCGTACCCCTTGTCCCGGAAGGGGCTGCCGGGCAAGGGCCTGATCATGGCCGCGTTCGTGTTCACGATGATGTTCAGCGGCGGGCTGATCCCGACGTACCTGGTCGTGGACCAGCTCGGCCTGCTGAACACGCGCTGGGCGATGATCCTGCCGACCGCGCTGGCCGTCTGGAACGTGATCATCACCCGGACCTACTTCATGGTGACGATCCCCGAGGAACTGGTCGAGGCCGGAAAGGTCGACGGCTGCAGCGACTTCGGGTTCTTCTGGCGGATCGTGCTGCCGCTGAGCAAGCCGATCATCGCGGTGAACCTGCTGTTCTACGCCGTCGGGCAGTGGAACTCGTTCTTCAACGCGCTGATCTACCTGACCAACGAGCACCTGTTCCCGTTGCAGGTGGTACTGCGGCAGATCCTCATCCAGAGCAAGGTCGACCCGTCCCAGATGCCCGACACGAGCAAGCTCGCGCAGCTGAAGGAACTCCAGCAGCAGCTCAAGTACTCGCTGATCGTGATCGGCATGATCCCGCCGCTGCTGGTCTACCCCTTCGTGCAGAAGCACTTCGTCAAGGGAGCCATGGTCGGCTCGTTGAAGGGATGA
- a CDS encoding extracellular solute-binding protein, whose product MPNDDARRGLSRRSLIAGALGLTAATAGGGLLSGCSGSSSASGAGGAAAAAPSVSLGPKLTTVQYPEGYVGPVARELKPITSEKVTFKIVVPQDVTIGDWRTNAFTKWLEQKTNIHIEWNQVGGTDEDIMTKVNAMIAAGDIPDAFMGIDFTRSQLFLYGQQGLFTDVDQYIGAYALNLQQAMKDYPDARKLVQAPDKKIYSFPNFNDCYHCRASNGRTFLNTDWIEQVGLDIPETTDEFVELLRAFKKADLGGNGRTIPFCGYKDAPFDTFFMNSFLYNPGDPWLVVNDGKVDVTFVKDEWREGLKFINGMYAEGLINKDVFTADQDQMNRYGNAPGKPIIGGARSYYWGGFLDIDQKDPNARWRKYLAIPPLKGPNGVRYAAWNYLGVGVEVANLVITKKCAKPELLVQWADAQLELEAVLRAYGGPKFQWAKKGELGINGKQAVYGFSATWNTEKNITWNQDNTMYRSEDFRLAERVNPKDLTFEQPLYQQTVDNYFPYKQPQEMQFPPVTLDQDQAAQEAELKTNLKSEVDLSFSKFVTGQLNPNDDAAWNDFKDRVEKIGVKAYLELQQAAYETYNG is encoded by the coding sequence ATGCCGAACGACGACGCGCGCAGAGGTCTCAGCCGTCGATCACTCATCGCGGGGGCACTCGGACTGACCGCGGCGACAGCCGGCGGGGGTCTGCTCAGCGGATGCAGCGGCTCGAGCAGTGCGAGCGGCGCCGGTGGCGCCGCGGCAGCCGCGCCGAGCGTCAGCCTCGGCCCGAAGCTGACCACGGTGCAGTACCCGGAGGGGTACGTCGGTCCGGTCGCCCGCGAGCTGAAGCCGATCACCTCGGAGAAGGTGACGTTCAAGATCGTCGTACCGCAGGACGTGACCATCGGGGACTGGCGGACCAACGCCTTCACCAAGTGGCTCGAGCAGAAGACCAACATCCACATCGAGTGGAACCAGGTCGGCGGTACCGACGAGGACATCATGACCAAGGTGAACGCGATGATCGCCGCCGGCGACATCCCGGACGCCTTCATGGGCATCGACTTCACCCGGTCCCAGCTGTTCCTCTACGGCCAGCAGGGCCTGTTCACCGACGTCGACCAGTACATCGGCGCGTACGCGCTGAACCTGCAGCAGGCGATGAAGGACTACCCGGACGCGCGCAAGCTGGTCCAGGCGCCGGACAAGAAGATCTACTCGTTCCCGAACTTCAACGACTGCTACCACTGCCGGGCGAGCAACGGGCGCACGTTCCTGAACACCGACTGGATCGAACAGGTCGGGCTGGACATCCCGGAGACCACCGACGAGTTCGTCGAGCTGCTGCGGGCCTTCAAGAAGGCCGACCTCGGCGGCAACGGCCGGACGATCCCGTTCTGCGGGTACAAGGACGCGCCGTTCGACACCTTCTTCATGAACTCGTTCCTCTACAACCCCGGCGATCCGTGGCTGGTGGTGAACGACGGCAAGGTCGACGTCACGTTCGTCAAGGACGAGTGGCGCGAGGGCCTGAAGTTCATCAACGGGATGTACGCCGAGGGCTTGATCAACAAGGACGTGTTCACCGCGGACCAGGACCAGATGAACCGCTACGGCAACGCGCCGGGCAAGCCGATCATCGGCGGCGCCCGGTCGTACTACTGGGGCGGCTTCCTGGACATCGACCAGAAGGACCCGAACGCCCGCTGGCGCAAGTACCTCGCGATCCCGCCGCTGAAGGGACCGAACGGCGTCCGGTACGCCGCCTGGAACTACCTCGGCGTCGGCGTCGAGGTGGCGAACCTGGTGATCACGAAGAAGTGCGCCAAGCCCGAGCTGCTGGTCCAGTGGGCCGACGCCCAGCTGGAGCTCGAGGCCGTGCTGCGCGCGTACGGCGGCCCGAAGTTCCAGTGGGCCAAGAAGGGTGAGCTCGGGATCAACGGCAAGCAGGCCGTCTACGGGTTCTCGGCGACCTGGAACACCGAGAAGAACATCACCTGGAACCAGGACAACACGATGTACCGCTCGGAGGACTTCCGGCTGGCCGAGCGGGTGAACCCGAAGGACCTGACCTTCGAGCAGCCGCTGTACCAGCAGACGGTCGACAACTACTTCCCGTACAAGCAGCCGCAGGAGATGCAGTTCCCGCCGGTCACCCTGGACCAGGACCAGGCGGCGCAGGAGGCGGAGCTGAAGACGAACCTGAAGAGCGAGGTCGACCTGTCGTTCTCGAAGTTCGTCACCGGACAGCTGAACCCGAACGACGACGCGGCCTGGAACGACTTCAAGGACCGCGTCGAGAAGATCGGCGTGAAGGCGTATCTCGAGCTGCAGCAGGCCGCCTACGAAACCTACAACGGATGA
- a CDS encoding acyltransferase: MTRFPAVDGLRVIAAAAVVTSQVGLHTQAPFAGVVARLDVGWAIFCALSGFLLYRPHVLAWFSGTLPPLTLPYLRGRALRILPALLVTVVLSIVLVPEPATTYLRWAVLTPLPFYLLLPGLGRLLTGYERPTRRSVRWRLLVLVALTILGPVWMAAVMATGHPEAGLWLPGYLGWYAVGMGMALWQVARATGRLGPSTLDTLTRVPGTLWGIAAALLLIAATPLAGPYDLSAPTPAQAFVKSLLYTAAVACVLFPVLTPTARTVQVLGSRPARLGAQLSYGVVAYQFVVLGLLDGPFAVQLPVALLASVVLAAVSYRLVERPLVRFGKKTATAATAISATSPSSSPAR; this comes from the coding sequence ATGACCCGCTTCCCGGCGGTCGACGGCCTGCGGGTGATCGCGGCGGCCGCGGTTGTGACGTCACAGGTCGGGCTGCACACGCAGGCGCCGTTCGCCGGGGTCGTGGCGCGGCTGGACGTCGGCTGGGCGATCTTCTGCGCGCTGTCCGGGTTCCTGCTCTACCGGCCGCACGTGCTGGCGTGGTTCTCCGGCACGCTGCCGCCGCTGACCTTGCCGTACCTGCGTGGCCGCGCCCTGCGCATCCTCCCCGCACTGCTGGTGACTGTGGTGCTGTCGATCGTCCTCGTGCCGGAGCCGGCAACGACGTACCTGCGCTGGGCGGTCCTGACGCCACTCCCCTTCTATTTACTGCTTCCTGGACTAGGCCGGCTGTTGACCGGCTACGAGCGCCCCACGCGACGCAGCGTCCGCTGGCGCCTCCTGGTTCTGGTTGCCCTGACGATCCTCGGCCCCGTCTGGATGGCCGCGGTCATGGCGACCGGCCACCCGGAGGCAGGTCTCTGGCTGCCCGGCTACCTCGGCTGGTACGCCGTCGGCATGGGCATGGCGCTCTGGCAGGTCGCCCGCGCCACAGGTCGGCTCGGCCCGTCGACCCTCGACACGCTGACCAGGGTCCCCGGGACGCTGTGGGGAATCGCCGCAGCCCTCCTCCTGATCGCAGCCACTCCGTTGGCCGGTCCTTACGACCTCTCTGCTCCCACCCCGGCGCAGGCGTTCGTCAAGAGCCTCCTCTACACCGCGGCCGTCGCCTGTGTGCTCTTCCCGGTTCTGACTCCCACGGCTCGGACAGTCCAGGTGCTGGGCAGCCGCCCGGCGCGGCTCGGTGCACAGCTGTCGTACGGCGTCGTGGCGTACCAGTTCGTCGTACTAGGACTGCTGGACGGGCCGTTCGCGGTACAGCTGCCTGTGGCGTTGCTGGCGTCTGTCGTGCTGGCAGCGGTCAGCTACCGCTTGGTCGAACGGCCGCTCGTGCGCTTCGGGAAGAAGACGGCCACAGCAGCTACCGCAATCAGCGCGACCAGTCCGAGCAGCAGCCCGGCGCGGTAG
- a CDS encoding ABC transporter permease subunit gives MTTSTQARPSVRKATRARSRTAKPSVGLGLRMRRHWQLYVMLALPLVWLAIFAYWPMYGVIIAFKDYNVVSGILGSPWVGMKHFDRFVESYQFWRLIRNTVGLHLYELVATFPLPIILALCLNTVRKKWFSRSAQLITYAPHFISTVVVVGLIVVLTNPSTGVANRIIGLFGLGPVDFMGDAGLFRHLYVWSGAWQTMGFAAIIYLAALTSVPPELHEAAIVDGASRLRRMWHIDLPAIVPVAVILLILNIGSILSVGFEKVLLMQNNLNLDAAEVIDTYVYKIGLASAVPQFSYATAIGLFRSVIGLVLLVVANAFARRFAKSSLW, from the coding sequence ATGACGACCTCGACACAAGCCCGCCCGTCGGTCCGGAAGGCGACCCGCGCGCGCTCCCGCACGGCGAAGCCGTCCGTCGGCCTCGGGCTCCGGATGCGCCGGCACTGGCAGCTCTACGTGATGCTCGCGCTGCCGCTGGTCTGGCTGGCGATCTTCGCCTACTGGCCGATGTACGGCGTGATCATCGCGTTCAAGGACTACAACGTGGTCTCCGGGATCCTCGGCAGCCCGTGGGTCGGGATGAAGCACTTCGACCGGTTCGTGGAGTCGTACCAGTTCTGGCGGCTGATCCGGAACACGGTGGGCCTGCACCTGTACGAGCTGGTCGCGACGTTCCCGCTGCCGATCATCCTGGCGCTGTGCCTGAACACGGTCCGGAAGAAGTGGTTCAGCCGGTCCGCCCAGCTGATCACCTACGCGCCGCACTTCATCTCCACGGTGGTCGTGGTGGGGCTGATCGTGGTCCTGACCAACCCCAGCACCGGCGTGGCGAACCGGATCATCGGGCTGTTCGGTCTCGGCCCGGTCGACTTCATGGGCGACGCCGGGCTGTTCCGGCACCTCTACGTGTGGTCGGGCGCCTGGCAGACCATGGGATTCGCGGCGATCATCTACCTGGCCGCGTTGACCAGCGTGCCGCCGGAGCTGCACGAGGCGGCGATCGTGGACGGCGCGTCGAGGCTGCGGCGGATGTGGCACATCGACCTGCCGGCGATCGTGCCGGTGGCGGTGATCCTGCTGATCCTCAACATCGGCTCGATCCTGTCCGTCGGGTTCGAGAAGGTCCTGCTGATGCAGAACAACCTGAACCTCGACGCGGCCGAAGTGATCGACACCTACGTCTACAAGATCGGTCTCGCGTCAGCGGTGCCGCAGTTCAGCTATGCGACCGCGATCGGGTTGTTCAGATCGGTGATCGGTCTGGTGCTGCTGGTGGTCGCGAACGCGTTCGCCCGGCGGTTCGCCAAGTCAAGTCTGTGGTGA
- a CDS encoding polysaccharide biosynthesis protein, whose protein sequence is MTSGTTPAPQPQAPRQSFLRSATVVAVAMAIMNVAAYGFTLIGSRLLLQEQFGAITALLGLLLIGNVASLGLQATAARQLATHTGDDAKSLADAMLRAGRRSALGLTVLCLLLTPVFMWLLHIDSVVAILLLAPTLGGLTLMGSQLGVLQGSHRWTELAAVYTSAGLGRLVLGGGALLVHPSLDWAMAGLALGAAVPATLGQFFLRGSRGASGRQIREVLRETVHGTHTLLAFFALANADVLFARALLDEKDSGYYAAGLIVAKACLFLPQFVIVLVFPSLANSPGDTVRLRRAIFAVAGLGACAVVGTLILPGIVVEVIGGKEKYAALGPYTWLFAIAGSAYAVLQLVVYAAIAQQEKRAALGIWLGLVVLAVAAGIVLGTGTATGLGGVQVLAAMTSTCAVLLSAGLAAGLHRQTADSPQT, encoded by the coding sequence ATGACTTCTGGCACCACCCCGGCGCCGCAACCGCAGGCTCCGCGCCAGAGCTTCCTGCGCAGCGCCACCGTCGTCGCCGTCGCGATGGCGATCATGAACGTCGCCGCCTACGGATTCACGCTGATCGGCTCCCGCCTGCTGCTGCAGGAACAGTTCGGTGCGATCACCGCGCTGCTGGGTCTGCTGCTGATCGGCAACGTCGCCTCGCTCGGCCTGCAGGCCACCGCCGCACGCCAACTCGCCACGCACACCGGCGACGATGCGAAGAGCCTCGCCGACGCCATGCTGCGGGCAGGCCGCCGGTCCGCGCTCGGGCTCACCGTGCTCTGTCTGCTGCTGACGCCGGTGTTCATGTGGTTGCTGCACATCGACTCGGTCGTCGCGATCCTGCTGCTCGCTCCGACGCTGGGCGGCCTGACGCTGATGGGCTCGCAACTCGGCGTTCTGCAGGGCAGCCACCGCTGGACCGAGCTGGCTGCGGTCTACACGTCCGCCGGTCTCGGCCGCCTGGTGCTCGGTGGCGGCGCGCTGCTTGTGCACCCCTCACTCGACTGGGCGATGGCCGGTCTCGCCCTCGGTGCCGCCGTACCCGCTACGCTCGGCCAGTTCTTCCTCCGCGGCTCACGCGGTGCGAGCGGCCGGCAGATCCGGGAGGTACTGCGGGAGACCGTGCACGGCACGCACACGCTGCTCGCGTTCTTCGCGCTCGCCAACGCCGACGTCCTGTTCGCCCGCGCACTGCTCGACGAGAAGGACAGCGGGTACTACGCGGCCGGCCTGATCGTCGCCAAGGCCTGCCTGTTCCTGCCGCAGTTCGTCATCGTGCTGGTGTTCCCGTCGCTGGCCAACTCCCCCGGCGACACCGTCCGGCTCCGGCGTGCGATCTTCGCCGTCGCCGGTCTCGGCGCGTGCGCCGTCGTCGGCACGCTGATCCTGCCCGGGATCGTCGTCGAGGTGATCGGCGGCAAGGAGAAGTACGCGGCGCTCGGCCCGTACACCTGGCTGTTCGCCATCGCCGGCTCCGCGTACGCCGTACTGCAGTTGGTGGTGTACGCCGCGATCGCGCAGCAGGAGAAGCGCGCCGCGCTGGGGATCTGGCTCGGACTCGTCGTGCTCGCGGTGGCCGCCGGGATCGTGCTCGGCACCGGCACCGCGACCGGTCTCGGCGGCGTGCAGGTGCTGGCCGCGATGACCAGCACCTGCGCCGTACTGCTGTCGGCAGGTCTGGCGGCGGGACTCCACCGCCAGACCGCCGACTCACCACAGACTTGA